CGTGGCAACGGCCCTCGCGCTTGCCGTCACTTATCCCGGGGCGGGCAACATTGGCGGCGGCGGATTCATGCTCGTCTGGCCGGGCGATGGCCAGGAACCAGCCTGCGTCGACTATCGCGAGACGGCTCCTGCTGCCGCGACTGCGGACATGTTCGCCAAGAACCGCGCGCCGTACTCGCACATGGCCGTTGGTGTGCCCGGCACACCGCGCGGGCTGGCCCTCGCGCACAAGCGCTGGGGCAAGCTGCCGTGGCGCGCACTGGTCGCGCCGGGCGTGACGCTCGCGCAACAGGGCTTCGCGGTCGACGCGGCGTTGGCTGAGGATCTCAACAATATCTCCAAAAAACCCACAACGAGCGCCGAATTCCGCCGCGTTTTCGCGCCGCCACGGCAGGGAACGTGGCAGGCCGGCGATCGGCTCGTACAGCCTGAGCTGGCTCGCACGTTGCAACGGCTGGCCGACGATGGGCCGGACGCGTTCTATCGCGGCAACATCGCCGATTCGATCGTCGCCGAAATGCGCGCCGGTGGTGGATTGATCACGGCCGACGACCTGGCCAGATATGAAGCCAAGCTGCGCACTCCCATCCACGGTACCTATCGAGGCTTCGACGTCTTCGGACCGCCGCCGCCCAGCTCGGGCGGGACGTGCCTCGTCGAAATGTTGAACGTCCTCGAGAACTTCGACTTGGGTCAAGAAGGCCGCTTCTCCGCGAGAACCGCGCACTTGATGATCGAAGCCATGCGGCGGGCCTATTGCGATCGCGCCCAGTTCTTGGGCGACCCTGACTTTGTCGAGGTGCCATCGCACCTGACGACAAAGGATTACGCGCACAAACTGGCTGCCGAGATCGACCTGTCACGCGCTACGCCGAGTTTGCAATTAGCGCGAGACCGGTTGGTGACCATCGAGGGAGAAAGCACGACCCATTTTTCGGTCGTGGACGCGGATCGAATGGCGGTCGCGAACACGTACACCCTGCAAGAAAACTTCGGCGCGCGAATCGTGGTGCGGGGGGCAGGCTTCTTGCTCAATAACGAAATGACCGATTTCAACCCCCGGCCAGGCTACACGGACCGGAACGGCGCGATCGGCACATCGGCCAATGTAATCGCGCCAGGCAAGCGGATGCTCAGCTCGCAATCGCCCACAATCGTCGCCCGCGACGGGCGTCTGCAGCTGGTCACCGGATCGCCCGGCGGTCGCACGATCCCCAACACCGTGCTGTGCGTGCTGGTGAACGTGCTCGATTTCGGCAATGACGTCGCGCAGGCGGTCGACGCGCCGCGCATGCACCACCAGTGGATGCCGGATCGCGTCACCATGGAACTAGGCAACG
This region of Pirellulales bacterium genomic DNA includes:
- the ggt gene encoding gamma-glutamyltransferase, which gives rise to MTVTGRIALGAEQPPPQAPAVQTVNAERGMVVSVSPEASDAGLAILRRGGNAVDAAVATALALAVTYPGAGNIGGGGFMLVWPGDGQEPACVDYRETAPAAATADMFAKNRAPYSHMAVGVPGTPRGLALAHKRWGKLPWRALVAPGVTLAQQGFAVDAALAEDLNNISKKPTTSAEFRRVFAPPRQGTWQAGDRLVQPELARTLQRLADDGPDAFYRGNIADSIVAEMRAGGGLITADDLARYEAKLRTPIHGTYRGFDVFGPPPPSSGGTCLVEMLNVLENFDLGQEGRFSARTAHLMIEAMRRAYCDRAQFLGDPDFVEVPSHLTTKDYAHKLAAEIDLSRATPSLQLARDRLVTIEGESTTHFSVVDADRMAVANTYTLQENFGARIVVRGAGFLLNNEMTDFNPRPGYTDRNGAIGTSANVIAPGKRMLSSQSPTIVARDGRLQLVTGSPGGRTIPNTVLCVLVNVLDFGNDVAQAVDAPRMHHQWMPDRVTMELGNEPEQAPLVRELRALGHDVWGKKREQGDAHTIRVLDHRLQGAADTRQTAGKAAGY